Proteins co-encoded in one Flavobacteriales bacterium genomic window:
- a CDS encoding SRPBCC family protein, with amino-acid sequence MAHFQLIKKQFLKTDLDTIWDFASSPKNLKEITPDYMLFEITSEDLSEKMYPGMIISYKVSPLLNIKMNWVTEITQVKDKHFFVDEQRMGPYSMWHHQHFFEEQDGGVMMTDIVTYIPPFGILGVIANSLLIKRQLESIFDYRFRVMDKKFNN; translated from the coding sequence ATGGCTCATTTTCAACTTATAAAGAAACAGTTTTTAAAAACAGATTTAGATACTATCTGGGATTTTGCTTCTTCGCCAAAGAATTTAAAAGAAATTACCCCTGATTATATGTTGTTCGAAATAACTTCTGAAGATTTATCTGAAAAGATGTATCCTGGAATGATTATTTCATACAAAGTATCCCCTTTATTGAATATCAAAATGAATTGGGTAACAGAAATTACACAGGTTAAGGACAAGCACTTTTTTGTTGATGAACAGCGAATGGGTCCATATTCCATGTGGCATCACCAACATTTTTTTGAGGAGCAGGATGGTGGAGTAATGATGACCGATATTGTAACCTATATACCGCCTTTTGGAATTTTAGGTGTCATTGCCAATTCTTTATTAATCAAAAGACAGCTCGAATCCATATTTGATTATCGATTTAGAGTAATGGATAAAAAATTTAACAATTAG
- a CDS encoding metallophosphoesterase, with protein MTRIIFSTIFILFLLSLDAYIWSAFKQSFLTRPYLKYIFGGITLITIALIYYPAINTNMTLYPGYMVVIFGFMFSIIVAKLFMLFPLLIDDIIRFFKYIYKAIFVSKSLSLGGNTISRLDFLKNTALGLGAISFSVFTYGIIIGRFDFKKHFVSLKLKNYPKGAKPLKIVQISDLHLGSFQRKDKLREAVELINEEEVDLIFFTGDLVNNYASEAKPFVEILKELKAKHGKFAVLGNHDYADYIGLDISTTEGREQWRDNLNEIKGYFNAADFDLMLNENRILEVNGVEINIVGVENWGDGRFSKYGDLEKAMQTTKEGIPTLLLSHDPTHWENKVLPFMKHIDLQLAGHTHGMQFGIEFAGIKWSPSKWKYKFWAGLYQHDNQYLYVNRGIGHLGYPGRVGILPEITVLDIQST; from the coding sequence ATGACTAGAATCATTTTTTCAACAATATTCATCCTATTTTTACTTTCATTAGATGCTTATATATGGTCAGCATTCAAACAAAGTTTTCTAACACGTCCATACCTTAAGTATATTTTTGGAGGGATAACTCTTATAACCATTGCTCTTATTTATTACCCTGCTATTAATACTAATATGACCCTATATCCTGGTTATATGGTTGTCATTTTTGGATTCATGTTTTCAATAATTGTGGCGAAGCTTTTCATGCTTTTTCCATTGTTGATTGACGATATTATTAGGTTTTTCAAATACATCTATAAGGCAATATTTGTAAGCAAAAGTTTGTCGTTAGGTGGAAATACGATAAGTCGATTAGACTTTTTAAAGAATACAGCTTTAGGTCTTGGTGCAATTTCATTTTCGGTTTTTACTTATGGAATTATAATAGGTCGATTTGATTTCAAAAAGCACTTTGTAAGCTTAAAATTAAAGAATTATCCCAAAGGAGCAAAGCCATTGAAAATCGTTCAAATTTCAGATTTGCACCTAGGTAGTTTTCAACGAAAAGATAAATTGAGAGAGGCAGTTGAACTTATAAATGAGGAAGAAGTAGATTTAATTTTCTTCACTGGAGATTTAGTAAATAATTATGCCTCTGAAGCCAAGCCTTTTGTTGAAATCCTCAAGGAATTAAAAGCCAAACACGGGAAATTTGCCGTGCTAGGAAATCACGATTATGCCGACTATATTGGTTTAGACATATCTACTACGGAAGGGCGTGAGCAATGGCGTGATAATCTTAACGAAATAAAGGGATATTTCAATGCAGCAGACTTTGATTTGATGTTGAATGAGAACAGAATTCTTGAGGTCAATGGAGTTGAGATTAATATTGTTGGTGTTGAAAATTGGGGAGATGGTCGATTTTCAAAGTATGGCGATTTAGAAAAAGCCATGCAGACTACAAAAGAAGGTATTCCTACCTTGCTATTATCTCACGATCCAACCCACTGGGAAAACAAAGTCTTGCCTTTCATGAAGCATATTGACTTGCAATTAGCAGGGCATACTCACGGAATGCAATTTGGCATTGAGTTTGCAGGAATTAAATGGAGTCCTTCAAAATGGAAATACAAATTTTGGGCAGGACTTTATCAGCATGACAACCAATACCTTTATGTAAATAGAGGTATAGGACATTTAGGCTATCCCGGCAGAGTGGGGATTTTGCCAGAAATAACAGTTTTAGATATTCAATCCACTTAA
- a CDS encoding flavin reductase has protein sequence MHYTKEDIQNTPRVKRLNLINSVTGVKPANLIGTISESGNSNLAIFSSLVHLGSNPALLGFIMRPRHEVRRDTFENIMYSNCFTVNQVHPEFVANAHYTSAKFEKEESEFEKCHLTEEYVNDFPAPFVKESRLKMGMKFEESIPIEINNCIMIVGSIQHLIVDDNAVDDNGQIDLQGLKSVGIGGLNRYYNLESIDKFPYARVNELPDFFNS, from the coding sequence ATGCATTATACGAAAGAAGATATTCAAAATACACCTCGAGTTAAACGGCTTAACCTTATCAATTCTGTAACAGGAGTAAAGCCTGCTAACTTGATTGGCACTATTTCTGAAAGTGGAAATTCTAATTTAGCTATATTCAGTTCATTAGTGCACTTAGGTAGTAATCCAGCTTTATTAGGATTCATTATGCGACCTCGTCATGAGGTAAGGAGAGATACTTTTGAGAATATTATGTATTCAAACTGCTTTACTGTTAATCAGGTTCACCCTGAATTTGTTGCAAATGCTCACTATACATCTGCTAAGTTTGAAAAAGAGGAGTCAGAGTTTGAAAAGTGCCATTTAACCGAAGAATATGTAAATGATTTTCCAGCTCCATTTGTCAAAGAAAGCAGACTTAAAATGGGTATGAAATTTGAAGAGTCAATTCCTATAGAAATTAATAATTGTATAATGATAGTGGGTTCTATTCAACATCTAATTGTAGATGATAATGCCGTTGACGATAATGGACAAATTGACTTACAAGGCTTGAAAAGCGTTGGGATAGGGGGCTTAAATAGATATTATAATTTAGAAAGTATAGATAAATTCCCCTATGCTAGAGTTAATGAATTACCTGATTTTTTTAATAGTTAA
- a CDS encoding flavin reductase: MKRPWNIVSPPVYSLLTFDPNGKLNMNICTYVSAVSMKPKMYSIAIDYTSKTYKNLEKSSKVVLQLLSSDNLKVIRKLGKVSGRLFDKERYLSSYNLLENWKDYKVLKGISAILELEKDSEVRHHGDHAIFFFNVTGFKTFTENNVLSFQDLVKNRIIL, from the coding sequence ATGAAACGACCTTGGAATATTGTAAGCCCTCCGGTTTATAGTCTACTCACATTTGACCCTAATGGTAAGTTGAATATGAATATTTGCACCTATGTTTCGGCAGTAAGTATGAAGCCAAAGATGTATTCAATAGCTATTGACTACACTTCAAAGACTTATAAAAATCTTGAAAAATCGTCAAAAGTTGTTTTACAATTACTGAGTTCTGATAATTTGAAAGTAATCAGGAAGCTAGGCAAAGTAAGTGGTCGGCTATTTGATAAAGAACGCTATCTCAGTTCGTATAATCTTTTAGAAAACTGGAAGGATTATAAGGTGCTTAAAGGTATATCAGCTATTCTAGAATTAGAAAAGGATTCTGAGGTTCGTCATCATGGCGATCATGCTATTTTCTTTTTTAATGTTACTGGATTTAAAACGTTTACCGAAAATAATGTGTTATCATTTCAAGATTTAGTGAAAAACCGAATTATACTTTAA